TATGGTCATTGCTAAAAACGGAAAGTTTGGAGCTACTTGTCCTTCGGCTTTTATAAAATGTGCTAAAATATGCGCTTGCATGTGGTTTACATCAATTAACGGAATACCCAATCCTAAGGCCAAAGATTTTGAAAATGAGGTGCCTACAAGTAGCGACCCCATAAGCCCAGGTCCACGGGTAAAAGCGATGGCAGATAACTGTTTTTTATCGATATTTGCTCTTTGTAAAGCTTGGTGAACCACCGGCACAATATTTTGTTGGTGGGCGCGCGAGGCAAGCTCTGGCACCACGCCGCCATATTGTTCGTGAATTGCTTGTGTAGCAACAACATTGCTCAATATTTTACCGTTGTTAATTACGGCAGCAGCAGTGTCATCGCAGGAAGATTCAATACCGAGGATGTAGCAGTTTTTTTGGATCAAAGTGAAAGAGGTATATTTATTGGTTGTAAAAATAAAACATTAAAAGCGTATCAAAAAACTTCGCAAAATAATAGTTCGCTCCTTCGTAATCATTGTATTGCTGCTCGTGCTTTTAATAATTATTTTTTCCATTCCGGCAGTTCAAACTAAAGTAGCGAAAAAAGTAACCGATAATCTAAACCAAACATACGGCACCGATATACATATTGAACGTCTTGGCCTTAATTGGAAAGGTGAAGTAGATATCAGAGAGGTTTTTATTGCCGATCACCATAACGATACACTTATTTATAGCAAGGAAGTTCAGACCAATATTGTAAACTTTCAAAATTTAATCAATGGTGATCTCGGTTTTGGGGATATTGCGTTAAATCACGCAAAACTCTACGTTAAAACATATAAAAACGAAGAAACAGACAACCTATCTATTTTCGCAGATAAGTTTGATACCGGAAAGCCCAGCACCACGCCCTTTTCACTTTTTAGCAACGATGTACAATTATCTAATAGCCGCGTAAAAATAACAAATGAGAATCTGGAAAATCCAGAGATTTTTATTTTGGATAACGTAAACATTACTGCCAACAATCTTAAAATTTACGGACCAGAAGTAACCACCGATATTGAAAGTCTGTCTTTAGTTGCGTCACGAGGTTTTGTGATTAAAGACCTGCAAACAGATTTTGCCTATACCCGTACCAATATTATATTAAAGGATTTGTACCTTAAAACAACCGAATCTGAGATTAAAGGTGAAATAGACCTAGATTTTTCAAAAAATGGAATGGCAGATTTTGAAAATGATGTATTAATTACTGCACGCATTCAAGATTCAAAAATTGCCACAAACGATCTAAACGGATTTTATGATGAATTTGGTCCCGATCAAGTAATAGCATTGGATACCGAACTAAAAGGCACGTTGAATAATTTTTCTGCAACGAATGTGAAATTTGAAACTAGCGCTACAAATATTCAAGGAGAATATACTTTTCTGAACGTTTTAGATGCCGAAAAAAACTACGCCATAACCGCCAAAAACCATTATATAGCAACAAATTATTTCGACTTAAGAAGATTTATGCCTCGCGTTTTGGGCGATGTAGTTCCTGTGGAATTGAAGGAACTTAAAAACTTTTCCCTTACTGGAAACACTTCAATTATTGGCGACGAGTTAAATACCAAAAGTAATTTACAAAGTGCAATTGGGCAGGCAAAAGTAGATTTAAAGATGGGAAATATCAATAATATTGATAACGCCTATTACAAAGGAAATGTAGTGTTAACAAATTTTAATTTGGGTAAAATTGCTAAAACTACTTCCCTCGGAAAAATGACAGCCAACCTAAATTTTGACGGTCGAGGCTTCGATAAAAACACGATAAACACTGAAGTTTCGGGAAAAGTGTCTTCTTTTAACTTTGAAGGTTATAACTATAAAAACATCGTTGTTTCCGGTAATCTTAAAAATCCACTTTTCAATGGTGAACTTTCCATAGACGATCCTAACTTAAAACTGGATTTTAAAGGGTTAATAGACGCTTCGGCCGAAACAAACCACTTAGATTTTGAAGCAGACGTAGCGTATTCAGATTTAAACAAATTAAATCTTATTACGCGCGATAGTATTTCTGTTTTTACGGGAAAAGTGGTTGTGGATATGGATGGAAAAACTATTGACGATGTGGTGGGTACCATAAATTTCAGTCAAACGTTTTATCAAAACGAACGAGACTATTACTATTTCGACGATTTTACGGTAACCTCCAGTTTTCGGGATTCTGTTAGGACCATTGAAATTAATTCGCCAGATATAATGAATGGCAAGATTACAGGTGAATTTTTAATTGAAGATATTCCCAATCTTTTTCAAAATGGTATTGCGAGTATTTATGCCAATTACATTCCACAGGAAGTAACTACAAACCAATACATAGATTATGAATTTGTAGTTTACAATAAAATTGTTGATGTTTTTGTGCCGCAATTAAAATTGGGTGATAATACCCGTATTAAAGGTTCTGTATATTCGGATGAATCTAAATTTGAACTCGATTTTCGCTCCCCGGAAATCCTTCTTTTTAATAATTACATAGGTAAACTAAATATTCAAGTAGATAATGATAATCCACTGTACAATACATATATAGCCGCAGATTCTATCTATACTGGGTTTTATAATCTTAAAGATTTAAATGTAATTAATAAAACTTTGAATGATACAATGTACGTACGTTCAGAATTTGCTGGGGGACCAAAGAAACAGGACCTATTTAATCTTTCACTTTATCATACCATAAATAAAGAAGGAAAATCGGTGATTGGGATTAAAAAATCAGACATAACATATAAAGGAAACGTTTGGTATTTAAACGAAAATAACAACAGATTAAACAAAGTTGTTTTCGACGATAACTTTAGGGAAGTACGTATAGATTCGTTGGTGTTAAGCCACAATGACGAATTAATTCAGATGGCGGGCACGCTCCGGGATTCTACATATAAAGATTTAAAAGTTCGTTTTAGGAATGTAAATATCGGTAATATTACACCCGAGATTGACAGCCTACGACTT
This region of Aequorivita marisscotiae genomic DNA includes:
- a CDS encoding translocation/assembly module TamB domain-containing protein, yielding MLLIIIFSIPAVQTKVAKKVTDNLNQTYGTDIHIERLGLNWKGEVDIREVFIADHHNDTLIYSKEVQTNIVNFQNLINGDLGFGDIALNHAKLYVKTYKNEETDNLSIFADKFDTGKPSTTPFSLFSNDVQLSNSRVKITNENLENPEIFILDNVNITANNLKIYGPEVTTDIESLSLVASRGFVIKDLQTDFAYTRTNIILKDLYLKTTESEIKGEIDLDFSKNGMADFENDVLITARIQDSKIATNDLNGFYDEFGPDQVIALDTELKGTLNNFSATNVKFETSATNIQGEYTFLNVLDAEKNYAITAKNHYIATNYFDLRRFMPRVLGDVVPVELKELKNFSLTGNTSIIGDELNTKSNLQSAIGQAKVDLKMGNINNIDNAYYKGNVVLTNFNLGKIAKTTSLGKMTANLNFDGRGFDKNTINTEVSGKVSSFNFEGYNYKNIVVSGNLKNPLFNGELSIDDPNLKLDFKGLIDASAETNHLDFEADVAYSDLNKLNLITRDSISVFTGKVVVDMDGKTIDDVVGTINFSQTFYQNERDYYYFDDFTVTSSFRDSVRTIEINSPDIMNGKITGEFLIEDIPNLFQNGIASIYANYIPQEVTTNQYIDYEFVVYNKIVDVFVPQLKLGDNTRIKGSVYSDESKFELDFRSPEILLFNNYIGKLNIQVDNDNPLYNTYIAADSIYTGFYNLKDLNVINKTLNDTMYVRSEFAGGPKKQDLFNLSLYHTINKEGKSVIGIKKSDITYKGNVWYLNENNNRLNKVVFDDNFREVRIDSLVLSHNDELIQMAGTLRDSTYKDLKVRFRNVNIGNITPEIDSLRLKGNVNGKFDFIQKNGAYYPNSSVTIDGVEINEIPFGDLTLKIDGNEDLTKYRINSSLVNNKVKSINAVGEIDVSPKNPQIQLNVDLNQFNLQAFNPFGADVISDIRGFITGNARVSGSYKSPDILGRFTLENSGLKIPYLNTDFNLENNAQITVTKNKIEIERTNIKDTKFETSGILYGYASHTNFDKWELNLHIEAPERLVALNTPPEEDALYYGTAFISGRADILGPIDELVINVDATTEEGTTFKIPISDTESIGDDSFVHFLSPKEKEARVNGETVITNNSKGLSLNFELDINKNAEVEVVVDQENNSTLKGRGAGILLIEINTNGKFQMYGDFQVYEGEYDFRYGGIIQRNIGVVPGGNITWDGAPERANLSLSAVYKTQANPSVLLDNPSVNTKIPVEVYVDLEGELAHPELSFNIDFPRVSSTLKSELQYKLQNQEQMQNQALFLLASNSFVSENYAGSNAFAGTVADRVSGLVNNLFADQDGKFRVGLDYSIGNKSPNQETADRFGITLSTQINERILINGKVGVPVGGANETSVAGDIEVQWLINEDGSLRMKFFNRQADLQFIGEDQIFEQGTGISYSVDFNTFQELYRKLFNKKVTVETELPVIPDDNSYPVDFKPQGINTEDEE